A single window of Oreochromis aureus strain Israel breed Guangdong linkage group 7, ZZ_aureus, whole genome shotgun sequence DNA harbors:
- the si:ch211-243g18.2 gene encoding keratin, type I cytoskeletal 18 isoform X1 — translation MDKWIKTHLKVVIKVVLVSLEQKNIYLPTGWRVFAGSRWLSPAIMASSISMKSYSIGRQPSFSSRSLMDTGRARSRASVSFAVASPLTRSASISQDLNGPASLQINGLHGNSTNEKEAMQSLNSRLANYLDKVRSLERSNADLEMKIKQLMLERIPKGHDLDSMMAQAHAVEQEVRKKTLENARLMLEIDNAKLAADDFRIKWETEMVMCQSVERDCIALKKAKTDHEQIIASLRGDLDSLKEELYFLKKNHEEELEQMKSRIARDEVNVEVDSAAGPELGTILSELRSQYEGIVKRNKEQAEQWYRKKLETMQNEVKESNEALRGAQGELTERQRFLQTLEVELESLHKQIAALEGNLGETGQKYSAEMERLQVTLNQLEEDLSQLRLDMQRTKTDYEQLLRIKQNLEMEIATYRRLLEGEDSVKEAPPPPKKEPEVRTRKIVKVVTQTMVNGKVVDESSEVEQIEESKK, via the exons ATGGATAAAtggataaaaacacatttaaaagttgTCATTAAAGTTGTTCTAGTGAGTCTTGAGCAAAAAAATATCTATTTACCAACTGGTTGGCGAGTGTTTGCTGGAAGTCGCTGGCTGTCG CCGGCGATCATGGCCTCCAGTATTTCGATGAAAAGCTACTCTATTGGCCGTCAGCCCTCCTTTTCCAGTCGTTCGCTGATGGACACCGGCCGTGCTCGTTCCCGGGCTTCTGTGTCTTTCGCTGTAGCGAGCCCGCTCACCCGTTCAGCTTCCATCAGCCAGGATCTCAACGGGCCAGCAAGCCTTCAAATTAACGGACTGCATGGCAACAGCACCAATGAGAAGGAAGCTATGCAGAGTCTCAACAGCCGTCTGGCCAACTACCTGGACAAG GTGCGTTCACTGGAGCGCTCCAACGCTGATCTGGAAATGAAAATTAAGCAGCTGATGCTCGAACGCATTCCTAAAGGTCATGACCTCGATTCCATGATGGCCCAAGCTCATGCTGTTGAGCAAGAG GTGAGGAAGAAGACCTTGGAAAATGCTCGTCTCATGCTAGAGATCGATAATGCTAAACTGGCTGCTGATGACTTCAGAATCAA ATGGGAGACTGAAATGGTGATGTGTCAGTCTGTGGAGCGAGACTGTATTGCCCTGAAAAAGGCCAAGACCGATCACGAGCAGATCATCGCCTCTTTGAGGGGGGATTTGGACAGCCTGAAAGAGGAACTTTACTTCCTCAAGAAAAACCATGAAGAG GAACTCGAGCAGATGAAGTCTCGTATTGCCAGAGATGAAGTGAACGTGGAGGTGGACTCTGCCGCCGGGCCCGAGCTGGGCACCATTCTGTCCGAGCTGCGTTCCCAGTATGAGGGCATTGTGAAGAGGAACAAGGAACAGGCGGAGCAGTGGTACCGCAAGAAG CTGGAGACGATGCAGAATGAGGTGAAGGAGAGCAACGAGGCTCTGAGGGGAGCTCAGGGAGAGCTGACCGAGAGGCAGCGCTTCCTGCAGACCCTGGAGGTGGAGCTGGAGAGTCTGCACAAACAG ATAGCAGCTCTGGAGGGAAACCTCGGTGAGACAGGTCAGAAGTATTCTGCTGAGATGGAGCGGCTGCAGGTCACCCTGAACCAGCTGGAGGAGGACCTCTCTCAGCTCAGGCTGGACATGCAGCGCACCAAGACCGACTACGAGCAGCTCCTTCGCATCAAGCAAAATCTGGAGATGGAGATCGCCACCTACAGACGCCTGCTGGAGGGAGAGGACTC AGTCAAAGAAGCCCCTCCTCCACCAAAAA AGGAGCCCGAAGTCCGCACCAGAAAGATCGTGAAGGTGGTGACTCAGACCATGGTCAACGGCAAGGTGGTGGACGAGTCCAGCGAAGTGGAGCAGATTGAGGAGTCGAAGAAGTAG
- the si:ch211-243g18.2 gene encoding keratin, type I cytoskeletal 18 isoform X2 → MASSISMKSYSIGRQPSFSSRSLMDTGRARSRASVSFAVASPLTRSASISQDLNGPASLQINGLHGNSTNEKEAMQSLNSRLANYLDKVRSLERSNADLEMKIKQLMLERIPKGHDLDSMMAQAHAVEQEVRKKTLENARLMLEIDNAKLAADDFRIKWETEMVMCQSVERDCIALKKAKTDHEQIIASLRGDLDSLKEELYFLKKNHEEELEQMKSRIARDEVNVEVDSAAGPELGTILSELRSQYEGIVKRNKEQAEQWYRKKLETMQNEVKESNEALRGAQGELTERQRFLQTLEVELESLHKQIAALEGNLGETGQKYSAEMERLQVTLNQLEEDLSQLRLDMQRTKTDYEQLLRIKQNLEMEIATYRRLLEGEDSVKEAPPPPKKEPEVRTRKIVKVVTQTMVNGKVVDESSEVEQIEESKK, encoded by the exons ATGGCCTCCAGTATTTCGATGAAAAGCTACTCTATTGGCCGTCAGCCCTCCTTTTCCAGTCGTTCGCTGATGGACACCGGCCGTGCTCGTTCCCGGGCTTCTGTGTCTTTCGCTGTAGCGAGCCCGCTCACCCGTTCAGCTTCCATCAGCCAGGATCTCAACGGGCCAGCAAGCCTTCAAATTAACGGACTGCATGGCAACAGCACCAATGAGAAGGAAGCTATGCAGAGTCTCAACAGCCGTCTGGCCAACTACCTGGACAAG GTGCGTTCACTGGAGCGCTCCAACGCTGATCTGGAAATGAAAATTAAGCAGCTGATGCTCGAACGCATTCCTAAAGGTCATGACCTCGATTCCATGATGGCCCAAGCTCATGCTGTTGAGCAAGAG GTGAGGAAGAAGACCTTGGAAAATGCTCGTCTCATGCTAGAGATCGATAATGCTAAACTGGCTGCTGATGACTTCAGAATCAA ATGGGAGACTGAAATGGTGATGTGTCAGTCTGTGGAGCGAGACTGTATTGCCCTGAAAAAGGCCAAGACCGATCACGAGCAGATCATCGCCTCTTTGAGGGGGGATTTGGACAGCCTGAAAGAGGAACTTTACTTCCTCAAGAAAAACCATGAAGAG GAACTCGAGCAGATGAAGTCTCGTATTGCCAGAGATGAAGTGAACGTGGAGGTGGACTCTGCCGCCGGGCCCGAGCTGGGCACCATTCTGTCCGAGCTGCGTTCCCAGTATGAGGGCATTGTGAAGAGGAACAAGGAACAGGCGGAGCAGTGGTACCGCAAGAAG CTGGAGACGATGCAGAATGAGGTGAAGGAGAGCAACGAGGCTCTGAGGGGAGCTCAGGGAGAGCTGACCGAGAGGCAGCGCTTCCTGCAGACCCTGGAGGTGGAGCTGGAGAGTCTGCACAAACAG ATAGCAGCTCTGGAGGGAAACCTCGGTGAGACAGGTCAGAAGTATTCTGCTGAGATGGAGCGGCTGCAGGTCACCCTGAACCAGCTGGAGGAGGACCTCTCTCAGCTCAGGCTGGACATGCAGCGCACCAAGACCGACTACGAGCAGCTCCTTCGCATCAAGCAAAATCTGGAGATGGAGATCGCCACCTACAGACGCCTGCTGGAGGGAGAGGACTC AGTCAAAGAAGCCCCTCCTCCACCAAAAA AGGAGCCCGAAGTCCGCACCAGAAAGATCGTGAAGGTGGTGACTCAGACCATGGTCAACGGCAAGGTGGTGGACGAGTCCAGCGAAGTGGAGCAGATTGAGGAGTCGAAGAAGTAG